The region CGCAACCACAGCAGCGCCAGCAGCTCCTGCAATCAGCAGCGGACGCCGCCACCGTGCCCAGCGTTGTCGCATGGCCTGCATTCGCTCGGTCAGCAGATCGCTCGCTACCACCAGGATCAGAAGCGCTCCGGTCAGAACGCCGGTTGCCTCCGACGGCTGTGCCAGCAGATGCAGTCCATTCTGCAGCACGCACAGAAACAGAAGCCCAAGCACGCTGCCGAAAAGATCGCCTCGCCCGCCGAAGACGGATGTTCCTCCGATCACAATGGCCGTTATAGCCTGAAGCTCGAATCCCGTGCCCAGGTCCGACTTTGCAAGTCCAAGATGCGCGACATAGATGATGGCCGCCACCCCGGACACAACTCCGGACAGCAGGTAAACCAGCGCGAGATATCGCCTGACCGGAAGCCCGGCGTACCGGGCGCCCTCAGCGTTCAGCCCGATGGCGTAGAGGCCGCGCCCTACCTTCGACCAGTGGAGAAGAACAGCATAAAAGGCGATGAAGAGCAGGAATACAAACACCTGGATCGGGACACTCCACAGATATCCCTGTCCCAGCCGCAAAAAACTCTCCGGGTATCCTGTCACACTGACTGCGGCATGCGTGACACCCTCCGCGACTCCGCGATAGAGCGAGTATGTGCCCAGAGTGATGATCAGGGCAGGAAGGTTCAGGGAGGCAATCAGCGCGGCGTTCACCGCTCCGCAGAGAAGTGCGACCAGCAGCGCAAGCGCAGCCGCGGCGGGAATCGAAAGGTGAAGGTTCTGCCACGCCAGCCCGAAGGTGACAGCTACCAGTCCGATGGTTGAGCCGACGGAGAGATCAATTCCGCCGGTGATCAGGATGGGAGTCAGCGCGACGACCAGAAGTCCAAGCTCCACGCTGAAGCGAAGAATCTCCATCCCATTCGTCCATGTCAGGAACGCAGGCGAGGAGACGCCGAAGACGATGATCTCAACGAGCAGTGCACCCAGCAGCGCCCATTGAATCCCGGAGAGTCTGAACTTAGGCCGCAAGTGTGTGTGCATCGTCCCTACGGTAGAACTGCAGTGCGTCGACAGCGACTGCAATCAGAATGATGGCGCCCTGGATAGCCTTTTCCCAATATGCGTTGATTCCCAGAAAGGTAAGAGCAGAACCGATACCGCTGAGCAGAATCACTCCCAGCACCGTGCCGGTGATCGTGGCGGCGCCTCCCGTAATGGCGGCGCCTCCAACGGCCACCGCGGCGATTACCTTCAGCTCAAGTCCAAGGCCCGAGTTACTGGGGACCTGGTTGAACCTTACAGCGTTCAGGGCTGCTGCAAGGCCGGTCAAAACCCCGGTCAACGCAAAGACTCCAAACACCACCCGCGATGTATGGATACCTGCAATGTGAGCCGCCGCCTTATTAGAGCCAGTCGCGATGATTTCTCGGCCTATTCGGAGGTGCTTCAGGCCTGCTGCACCCAGCAGCACCGTCACGGTAACGACAGCAAGACATAGTTCCGTAAAGCTGCTCTGTGACAGCCCGAACCATTGGAACTGCTGCGGAAGCCCCTGGATCCAGGCACCCTGCGTATACCAGCGCAGTCCGTCGCGCAGGGCAACCATCGTGGCGAGCGTCGCCACAATCGACGGAATCCGGATGTATGCAGTCAGGCCACCGTTCGCCGCTCCCATCGAGGCTCCAGCTACGCCCGCAATCAGAACACTTACCACCATGGGCATCCCGGCTCTGGCACACTCTCCCATCACTACGCTGCAGATGGCGAAGATGGACCCGACCGAGATGTCGATCTCGCCGGTCAGAATCACCATCGTCATTCCAATGGCGATCATCATCGTCGGCAGGTTTGCCAGGAAGAGATCCACCAGGTTCGTCGCGGTAAAGAAACCCGTCGTTCGCCACGCCAGCAACAGCATGAGAGCTGCGATCGTGACGGCCAGTGCAATCTCGCGTACACGATAGCTCATGCCTGTACTGTCTCCTGTGCCAGCGCATCCGGGTGTCCGAAGGCCAGAGCCATGATGCGGGCCTGGGTAGCCTCTTCCCTTTGGAGAATTCCCGCGATCGTCTTCTTGCGAAACACCGCGATACGATCGCACATGCCCAGAATCTCCGGAAGCTCTGAGGAGATAAGGATGATGGCGACACCCCGCTCCGCCATCTGGCCAATCAGTTCGTGAATCTCCGACTTTGAGCCGACGTCCACTCCCTGGGTTGGCTCGTCGAGAATCATGATCTGCGGGTCAATCGCCAGCCAGCGCGCCAGCGCGACCTTCTGCTGGTTTCCTCCCGAAAGCG is a window of Edaphobacter sp. 12200R-103 DNA encoding:
- a CDS encoding substrate-binding domain-containing protein codes for the protein MHTHLRPKFRLSGIQWALLGALLVEIIVFGVSSPAFLTWTNGMEILRFSVELGLLVVALTPILITGGIDLSVGSTIGLVAVTFGLAWQNLHLSIPAAAALALLVALLCGAVNAALIASLNLPALIITLGTYSLYRGVAEGVTHAAVSVTGYPESFLRLGQGYLWSVPIQVFVFLLFIAFYAVLLHWSKVGRGLYAIGLNAEGARYAGLPVRRYLALVYLLSGVVSGVAAIIYVAHLGLAKSDLGTGFELQAITAIVIGGTSVFGGRGDLFGSVLGLLFLCVLQNGLHLLAQPSEATGVLTGALLILVVASDLLTERMQAMRQRWARWRRPLLIAGAAGAAVVAIAIAFTLRSSRANAGLAEHRPVIAVMPKAKGDPYFISARAGAEEAARQLGVDLIWDGPTSLDPSMQNELVESWITRHVDAIVVAVANKGSISTVLRKARQHHIPVLTWDADAEPDGRDYFLNQATPQAIADTLADEGARLLNGKGDFAIITGPLSAENQNEWISFIRQRVAERYPQMKLVTVLPSDDDRDKAFSQTQNILKVYPDVKLIIAISAPAVPGAAEAVQQARSKVNVIGLSLPTICRPYIHSGVVQTIVLWNTRDLGYLTVYAGWLASQGKIPPNATSINAGRLGELDVRGSEIILGKPMLINKANIDKLDF
- a CDS encoding ABC transporter permease translates to MSYRVREIALAVTIAALMLLLAWRTTGFFTATNLVDLFLANLPTMMIAIGMTMVILTGEIDISVGSIFAICSVVMGECARAGMPMVVSVLIAGVAGASMGAANGGLTAYIRIPSIVATLATMVALRDGLRWYTQGAWIQGLPQQFQWFGLSQSSFTELCLAVVTVTVLLGAAGLKHLRIGREIIATGSNKAAAHIAGIHTSRVVFGVFALTGVLTGLAAALNAVRFNQVPSNSGLGLELKVIAAVAVGGAAITGGAATITGTVLGVILLSGIGSALTFLGINAYWEKAIQGAIILIAVAVDALQFYRRDDAHTLAA